A single genomic interval of Pelagerythrobacter marensis harbors:
- a CDS encoding NYN domain-containing protein, with translation MSDELQHRNIALLIDSDNASPAGIDPVLTVLAELGQVNIRRAYGNWRKPALKSWADLVHRYGIEPQQQFDLTRGKNATDMKMTIDAMDLMYRGRVHGFGVMSSDSDFMPLAMRIRQDGYPVYGFGSAKTPEGFRQACTRFIDVEALIRAEKEERANGAKGSKLDDEMLHLLFEAYNASKRDEKGFAKLSEVGQRAGNRSSFDTRNYGYARLIDLVEAIPNFAMERREGDQVWVKRLR, from the coding sequence ATGTCCGACGAGCTACAGCACCGAAACATCGCCCTCCTGATCGATTCCGACAATGCCAGTCCGGCGGGGATCGACCCCGTGCTGACCGTCCTGGCGGAGCTGGGTCAGGTCAATATTCGCCGGGCTTACGGCAACTGGCGCAAGCCGGCGCTCAAGAGTTGGGCCGACCTCGTCCACCGCTATGGCATCGAACCGCAGCAGCAGTTCGACCTGACCCGCGGCAAGAATGCCACCGACATGAAGATGACCATCGATGCGATGGACCTGATGTATCGCGGGCGCGTCCACGGGTTCGGGGTCATGTCGAGCGACAGCGATTTCATGCCGCTCGCCATGCGCATCCGGCAGGACGGCTATCCGGTGTACGGATTCGGCAGCGCAAAAACGCCGGAGGGATTCCGGCAGGCATGCACCCGGTTCATCGATGTCGAAGCGCTGATCCGGGCCGAGAAGGAAGAACGTGCGAACGGTGCAAAAGGCAGCAAGCTCGACGACGAAATGCTGCATCTGCTGTTCGAGGCTTACAACGCCAGCAAGCGCGACGAGAAGGGCTTTGCGAAGCTTTCGGAAGTCGGGCAGCGGGCCGGCAACCGGTCCAGCTTCGACACCCGCAATTATGGCTATGCCCGGCTGATCGATCTGGTCGAGGCGATCCCCAACTTCGCCATGGAGCGCCGCGAGGGCGACCAGGTGTGGGTCAAGCGGCTGCGTTAA
- a CDS encoding type II toxin-antitoxin system RatA family toxin, producing MPGIRESRTVPYSAEQMFDLVADVARYKEFLPWVIATRVRSDSEEEMIADMVVGFKSFRESFTSRVTKRRPEMIDVVYVDGPLRDLDNEWHFTDLPEGGSRIDFSVQFTFKNRIFEALAGQYFDRAFRKMVAAFEERARDLYGSSNSSAQSVA from the coding sequence ATGCCCGGTATCCGCGAAAGCCGCACGGTGCCCTATAGCGCGGAGCAGATGTTCGACCTCGTGGCCGACGTCGCGCGCTACAAGGAATTCCTCCCCTGGGTCATCGCGACCCGCGTTCGCTCCGACAGCGAGGAGGAAATGATCGCCGACATGGTCGTCGGATTCAAAAGCTTTCGCGAAAGCTTCACTTCGCGCGTGACGAAACGGCGACCCGAGATGATCGATGTGGTCTATGTCGACGGCCCGCTGCGCGATCTCGACAACGAATGGCACTTCACCGATCTGCCCGAAGGCGGAAGCCGGATAGATTTCTCGGTGCAGTTCACCTTCAAGAACCGCATTTTCGAGGCGCTTGCAGGCCAGTATTTCGACCGGGCATTCCGCAAGATGGTCGCAGCGTTCGAAGAACGTGCGAGGGATCTTTACGGCAGCAGCAATTCCAGCGCGCAAAGCGTCGCCTGA
- the gyrA gene encoding DNA gyrase subunit A produces MSDDTDTLAPLAPAGDFDRVDIVDEMKTSYLDYAMSVIVSRALPDVRDGLKPVHRRILFASQEGGFVAGRPYRKSAKIVGDVMGNYHPHGDGAIYDALARMTQSWSMRVPLIDGQGNFGSMDPDPPASMRYTEARLAKVANSLLDDLDKDTVDFAENYDGSRSEPTVLPARFPNLLVNGAGGIAVGMATNIPPHNLGEVIDGCLAFIDNPRITTEELFEIIPGPDFPTAPLILGQSGARAAYTTGRGSILMRCRHTIETSRGDRQSIVLTSIPYQVGKSSLVEKIADAAKEKRIEGIADIRDESSREGVRVVVELKRDATAEVVLNQIWRHTPAQASFPANMLAIRGGRPEVLTLRDIIQAFIVFREQVITRRTKFELNKARERAHILLGLVVAVSNLDEVVAIIRGSSNPAQAREKLLVREWPIGDIAQYIRLVEAIEPDAEQQGGTYRLSERQVKAILELRLHRLTALGRDEIGAELKELSIAIEEYLAILADRQKLYTVLREELQEIRDLYATPRLSDIAPAWDGIEDEDLIERDEMVVTVTLDGYIKRTPLSTFRAQARGGKGRAGMTTKQEDAVMDMFVTSTHNPVLFFSTAGKVYRLKVWKLPEGGPATRGRPIVNLLPALDDGETIQTVLPLPEDEDSWGALSVVFATAKGNVRRNSMDAFTNIPSNGKFAMKFEEGSDDRLIGVALLDANDDVLLASRNGKAIRFAGEDVREFTSRTSTGVRGMNLKGDDEVVSLSILRRVGTDAEEREQYLRFAPWKGEREGECELARERFEELAAKEQFILTVCANGYGKLSSAFEYRRIGRGGQGIVNIDNIERNGPVVASFNATQRDQLMLVTDRAKLIRIGLDSLRVIGRGSAGVRLFKVAEGEHIVSAVRLDEEEAPESEAEAMIVEGMLARDADETAPTNPATRDDRPQDPE; encoded by the coding sequence TTGAGCGACGATACCGATACCCTTGCACCGCTGGCGCCAGCCGGAGATTTCGACCGAGTCGACATTGTCGACGAAATGAAGACGAGCTACCTCGATTACGCGATGAGCGTGATCGTCAGTCGCGCGCTTCCCGATGTGCGCGACGGGCTGAAGCCGGTCCACCGGCGAATCCTCTTCGCCAGCCAGGAAGGCGGCTTCGTCGCCGGGCGCCCCTATCGCAAAAGCGCCAAGATCGTCGGCGACGTGATGGGTAACTATCACCCGCACGGCGACGGCGCGATCTACGATGCGCTGGCACGCATGACGCAGAGCTGGTCGATGCGGGTGCCGCTGATCGACGGTCAGGGCAACTTCGGCTCGATGGACCCCGATCCGCCCGCCTCGATGCGCTATACCGAGGCGCGCCTGGCCAAAGTCGCCAACAGCCTGCTGGACGATCTCGACAAGGATACCGTCGACTTCGCCGAGAACTACGACGGTTCGCGGAGCGAGCCGACCGTGTTGCCCGCGCGCTTCCCCAATCTGCTGGTCAATGGCGCCGGCGGCATCGCGGTCGGCATGGCGACCAACATTCCGCCGCACAACCTCGGCGAAGTGATCGATGGCTGCCTGGCCTTCATCGACAATCCCCGGATCACGACCGAGGAGCTGTTCGAGATCATACCGGGGCCCGATTTCCCGACCGCGCCGCTGATCCTGGGCCAGTCGGGCGCGAGGGCCGCCTATACCACAGGGCGCGGATCGATCCTGATGCGCTGTCGCCATACGATCGAGACTTCGCGCGGGGACCGGCAGTCGATCGTGCTCACGTCGATCCCCTATCAGGTCGGCAAATCGAGCCTGGTCGAGAAGATTGCCGACGCGGCGAAGGAGAAGCGGATCGAAGGCATTGCCGACATCCGCGATGAATCGAGCCGCGAGGGCGTCCGCGTCGTCGTCGAACTCAAGCGCGATGCGACCGCCGAAGTCGTTCTCAACCAGATCTGGCGGCATACTCCGGCCCAGGCGAGCTTCCCCGCAAACATGCTGGCGATCCGCGGCGGGCGGCCCGAAGTGCTCACCCTGCGCGATATCATCCAGGCGTTCATCGTCTTTCGCGAACAGGTCATCACGCGCCGGACCAAGTTCGAACTGAACAAGGCCCGCGAACGCGCCCATATCCTGCTTGGCCTGGTGGTCGCGGTGTCGAACCTCGACGAAGTCGTGGCAATCATCCGCGGTTCCTCCAACCCGGCCCAGGCGCGCGAGAAGCTGCTCGTTCGCGAATGGCCGATCGGCGATATCGCGCAGTACATCCGGCTGGTCGAAGCGATCGAACCCGATGCCGAGCAGCAAGGCGGGACGTACCGCCTGTCGGAACGACAGGTGAAGGCCATTCTCGAATTGCGGCTACACCGCCTGACCGCGCTCGGCCGCGACGAGATCGGCGCCGAGCTGAAGGAACTGTCGATCGCGATCGAAGAGTATCTCGCGATCCTTGCCGACAGGCAGAAGCTTTACACGGTCTTGCGCGAAGAGCTGCAGGAAATTCGCGATCTCTACGCCACTCCGCGCCTGTCCGACATCGCGCCGGCCTGGGACGGGATCGAGGACGAGGACCTGATCGAACGCGACGAGATGGTCGTGACGGTCACGCTCGACGGCTACATCAAGCGCACCCCGCTTTCGACGTTCCGGGCGCAGGCCCGTGGCGGCAAGGGGCGCGCGGGGATGACCACGAAACAGGAAGACGCGGTGATGGACATGTTCGTCACCTCGACCCACAATCCGGTGCTGTTCTTTTCGACAGCGGGCAAAGTCTATCGCCTCAAGGTCTGGAAGCTGCCCGAAGGGGGCCCCGCCACGCGGGGGCGCCCGATCGTCAACCTCCTGCCCGCGCTGGACGACGGGGAGACGATCCAGACCGTACTGCCCCTCCCCGAAGACGAAGACAGCTGGGGAGCGCTCTCGGTCGTATTCGCGACCGCGAAAGGCAATGTGCGCCGCAATTCGATGGACGCTTTCACCAATATCCCTTCGAACGGCAAGTTCGCGATGAAGTTCGAAGAGGGTAGCGACGACCGACTGATCGGGGTCGCCCTGCTGGACGCAAACGACGACGTTCTTCTCGCCAGCCGCAACGGAAAGGCGATCCGTTTCGCGGGCGAGGACGTGCGCGAGTTCACGAGCCGCACCTCGACCGGGGTGCGAGGCATGAATCTGAAGGGCGACGACGAGGTTGTCTCGCTCTCGATCCTCCGTCGCGTCGGCACCGACGCGGAAGAGCGCGAACAATACCTCCGCTTCGCCCCCTGGAAGGGCGAACGCGAAGGCGAGTGCGAGCTTGCCCGGGAACGCTTCGAGGAACTGGCGGCGAAGGAGCAGTTCATCCTGACCGTCTGCGCCAATGGCTACGGCAAACTGTCTTCGGCCTTCGAGTACCGGCGCATCGGGCGCGGTGGTCAGGGTATCGTCAACATCGACAATATCGAACGCAACGGCCCCGTGGTCGCCAGCTTCAACGCGACTCAACGCGACCAGTTGATGCTGGTGACCGACCGGGCCAAGCTGATCCGTATCGGGCTGGACAGCCTGCGTGTGATCGGCCGCGGGTCGGCTGGCGTGCGCCTGTTCAAGGTCGCCGAGGGCGAACATATCGTCAGCGCGGTTCGCCTCGACGAAGAAGAAGCGCCCGAAAGCGAGGCAGAGGCGATGATCGTCGAAGGCATGCTGGCCCGGGATGCCGACGAGACCGCCCCTACGAACCCCGCGACGCGCGACGACAGGCCCCAGGATCCCGAATGA
- the lipA gene encoding lipoyl synthase — MNDLSAAPAPEAPRPERQRKPDWIRVKAPVSKGYHETRQLMRDLNLNTVCEEAACPNIGECWTKKHATVMILGDVCTRACAFCNVKTGMPRMVDPMEPENVAIAAGKMGLNHIVITSVDRDDLPDGGAEQFVKVIKALRRETPETTIEILTPDFRNKMRPAIEAICEAGPDVFNHNLETVPRLYPTIRPGARYYASLRLLEEVKAHDPLIFTKSGIMLGLGEQRLEVHQVMDDMRSADVDFITMGQYLQPTPRHAKVEDFVTPKAFAAFGSIARAKGFLQVASSPLTRSSYHAGDDFAEMKAAREARLAKQQA; from the coding sequence ATGAACGATCTTTCCGCCGCTCCTGCGCCAGAAGCACCCCGTCCCGAGCGTCAACGCAAGCCCGACTGGATTCGGGTCAAGGCCCCGGTAAGCAAGGGCTATCACGAAACGCGCCAGTTGATGCGCGATCTCAACCTCAACACGGTGTGCGAGGAAGCGGCCTGCCCGAACATCGGGGAGTGCTGGACGAAGAAGCACGCGACCGTGATGATCCTGGGCGACGTGTGCACCCGCGCCTGCGCGTTCTGCAACGTCAAGACGGGCATGCCCCGCATGGTGGACCCGATGGAGCCCGAGAACGTGGCCATCGCCGCGGGAAAGATGGGCCTCAATCACATCGTCATCACCAGTGTCGACCGTGACGATCTGCCCGACGGGGGCGCGGAACAGTTCGTCAAGGTGATCAAGGCGCTGCGGCGCGAAACGCCCGAGACGACGATCGAAATCCTCACCCCCGATTTCCGCAACAAGATGCGCCCCGCGATCGAGGCGATCTGCGAGGCGGGGCCGGACGTTTTCAACCACAACCTGGAAACCGTTCCGCGCCTCTATCCCACCATCCGCCCCGGCGCGCGCTATTACGCGTCGCTGCGGCTGCTGGAGGAGGTCAAGGCGCACGACCCGCTGATCTTCACCAAGTCGGGCATTATGCTGGGCCTTGGCGAGCAGCGGCTGGAGGTTCACCAGGTGATGGACGACATGCGCAGTGCCGATGTCGATTTCATCACCATGGGGCAATACCTCCAGCCGACGCCCCGGCATGCCAAAGTGGAGGACTTCGTCACGCCCAAGGCCTTTGCCGCGTTCGGATCGATCGCGCGGGCCAAGGGCTTCCTGCAAGTCGCCTCCAGCCCGCTCACCCGCTCCAGCTATCACGCGGGGGACGATTTCGCCGAGATGAAGGCCGCTCGCGAAGCGAGGCTGGCCAAGCAGCAGGCCTGA
- a CDS encoding carbonic anhydrase: protein MKSFADLIDGYRHFRKGAWVTQRERWNELAAGQSPQVMVIACSDSRVDPTQIFDADPGEIFVVRNVAAMVPPFETTPGHHGVSAALEFAVQFLKVREVVVMGHGLCGGCKAALTQDLHGTEPGQGGFVANWISMLDEARAPIAASLGTESREAERAMEQAAVKVSLDNLRTFPCVQEKEASGALSLHGAFFAISDGVLHLLDQKSGEFRPVA, encoded by the coding sequence ATGAAAAGCTTTGCCGATCTGATCGATGGATACCGCCACTTCCGCAAGGGCGCATGGGTGACGCAGCGCGAACGGTGGAACGAGTTGGCCGCCGGGCAATCGCCCCAGGTGATGGTCATCGCCTGTTCGGACAGCCGTGTCGATCCCACTCAGATTTTCGACGCCGATCCGGGCGAGATATTCGTTGTGCGCAACGTCGCGGCGATGGTTCCGCCGTTCGAGACGACGCCGGGCCATCACGGTGTTTCGGCCGCGCTCGAGTTCGCGGTGCAGTTCCTGAAAGTGCGCGAAGTCGTCGTCATGGGTCATGGCCTGTGCGGCGGGTGCAAGGCGGCGCTTACGCAGGACCTTCACGGAACCGAGCCGGGCCAGGGCGGTTTTGTCGCGAACTGGATTTCGATGCTGGACGAAGCGCGGGCGCCGATCGCGGCCAGCCTGGGCACCGAAAGCCGCGAGGCCGAGCGCGCGATGGAGCAAGCGGCCGTGAAAGTCAGCCTCGACAACCTGCGCACTTTCCCGTGCGTCCAGGAGAAGGAAGCCAGTGGGGCGTTGTCGCTGCACGGTGCATTCTTCGCGATTTCGGACGGTGTCCTTCATCTGCTCGATCAGAAGAGCGGAGAGTTTCGGCCGGTCGCGTAA
- a CDS encoding CinA family protein translates to MSGALLSDDIEGLARRVVDENARVDRRVALAESCTGGLVSAALTEIPGSSRVLDRGFVTYSNEAKVESLGVSSEIIETFGAVSIACVWAMAQGALERSLADVAVAISGVAGPDGGTDLKPVGTVVFARVTRGQTGDPEGELRNFGSIGRAEIRRQATLCALELLLP, encoded by the coding sequence ATGTCGGGCGCTCTGTTGAGCGACGATATCGAAGGGCTTGCACGCCGGGTCGTGGATGAAAATGCCCGCGTCGATCGCCGCGTCGCGCTGGCCGAAAGCTGCACCGGCGGGCTCGTCTCCGCCGCTCTGACCGAGATCCCCGGGTCTTCGCGCGTGCTCGACCGCGGTTTCGTGACTTATTCCAACGAAGCGAAAGTGGAATCGCTGGGCGTTTCCAGCGAGATCATCGAAACGTTCGGCGCTGTTTCGATCGCCTGCGTATGGGCCATGGCGCAGGGGGCGCTGGAACGCAGCCTGGCAGACGTGGCAGTGGCCATCAGCGGCGTCGCCGGGCCGGACGGCGGGACGGATCTCAAGCCGGTGGGGACCGTCGTCTTCGCCCGGGTCACGCGCGGGCAAACCGGCGATCCGGAAGGGGAGCTGCGCAATTTCGGCAGCATCGGCCGCGCGGAAATACGCCGTCAGGCGACGCTTTGCGCGCTGGAATTGCTGCTGCCGTAA